A region from the Nostoc sp. HK-01 genome encodes:
- a CDS encoding peptidase U32, whose amino-acid sequence MKSDRTQNLQTCFQRPELLAPAGNWECAKAAVENGADAIYFGLDRFNARMRAQNFTEADLPQLMQFLHLRGVKGYVTVNTLIFPKELTDAQQYLRTIIAAGVDAVIVQDVGICRLIRHLSPDFPIHASTQMTITSAAGVEFAKSLGCQLVVLARECSIKEIQKIQQATTLPLEVFVHGALCVAYSGQCLTSEALGGRSANRGECAQACRMPYDLIVDGEIVDLPERKYLLSPQDLAGLEVLPDLVKAGVTSLKIEGRLKAPEYVANVTRVYREALDKVMAELERPNPLTPFPRREGGSRTPLSVSERGWGKGQEQYNLEMAFSRGLYTGWFNGINNQELVHARFGKKRGVYLGEVTRIRNEQVTMKLEAPVKPGDGIVFDCGHPEGKEEGGRVYTVTQKGQEVVLTFGKDNLNFQRVHIGDKVWKTSDPELDKQLRQSFAGENPQFQRPIALEIYGEVGELLMAIARDELGNIVQVESAIALAEAHTKPLDTDRLQEQFGRLGNTPFCLGTLTNHLNGAVMLPVSELNRMRREIVAQLEALRTQPKRWELRSNISLQDLLPAKSSSSPASPSLIVLVRNLKQLQAALNTGVETLYCEFEDPRTYRQAVQLVRANGRSPLPQIWVAPPRITKPGENWILQQVQAANADGYLVRNYDQLQFFGADKCVGDFSLNVANALTADYFQQHFGLERLTASYDLNIAQLEDLLSSCPPQWFEVTIHQHIPMFHMEHCVFCAFLSEGIDYTNCGRPCEKHEVKLRDRVGSEHVLQADAGCRNTVFNGTAQTGAEYVQRLIELGLRHFRIEFVNETPEQVTKTIQRYRQLLQGEISGSQLWRELKLQNQLGVTRGPLGLSTVGGGRKL is encoded by the coding sequence ATGAAAAGCGATCGCACACAAAACCTACAAACCTGTTTTCAACGTCCTGAACTACTTGCGCCCGCAGGTAACTGGGAATGTGCTAAAGCTGCTGTCGAAAATGGGGCTGATGCGATTTATTTTGGGTTGGATAGATTTAACGCCAGAATGCGGGCGCAAAATTTTACAGAAGCTGATTTACCACAATTGATGCAGTTTTTACACCTGCGGGGTGTCAAAGGCTATGTCACAGTTAATACACTGATATTTCCTAAAGAATTAACAGATGCACAGCAATATCTCCGCACCATTATTGCGGCTGGGGTAGATGCGGTAATTGTGCAAGATGTTGGTATTTGTCGTCTCATTCGTCACCTTTCACCAGATTTTCCTATCCATGCTTCTACTCAGATGACTATCACCAGCGCGGCTGGAGTAGAATTTGCTAAATCTCTCGGTTGTCAGTTGGTAGTGCTGGCGCGGGAATGTTCTATTAAAGAAATTCAGAAAATTCAGCAAGCCACAACTTTACCATTAGAAGTTTTTGTTCACGGTGCTTTGTGTGTCGCTTATTCTGGTCAGTGTTTGACGAGTGAAGCTTTGGGTGGACGTTCGGCTAACCGGGGTGAGTGCGCCCAAGCTTGTCGGATGCCTTATGATTTAATTGTTGATGGTGAAATTGTCGATTTACCGGAACGCAAATATTTATTGAGTCCGCAAGATTTAGCAGGGTTAGAAGTATTACCTGATTTGGTGAAGGCTGGGGTAACTAGTTTGAAAATTGAAGGGCGGTTGAAAGCGCCGGAATATGTTGCGAATGTTACTCGTGTTTACCGAGAAGCTTTGGATAAGGTGATGGCGGAGTTAGAGAGACCTAACCCCCTAACCCCCTTCCCTCGCAGGGAAGGGGGAAGTAGAACTCCCCTCTCCGTTTCGGAGAGGGGTTGGGGAAAAGGTCAAGAACAATACAACTTAGAAATGGCGTTTTCTCGTGGATTATATACTGGCTGGTTTAATGGGATTAATAATCAAGAATTAGTTCATGCACGGTTTGGGAAGAAACGCGGGGTTTATTTGGGCGAAGTTACCCGCATTCGTAACGAACAGGTGACGATGAAGTTAGAAGCACCTGTGAAACCAGGAGATGGAATTGTTTTTGACTGCGGTCATCCAGAGGGAAAGGAAGAAGGCGGTCGAGTTTATACGGTGACGCAGAAAGGTCAGGAAGTTGTACTCACTTTTGGTAAAGATAACTTGAATTTTCAGCGAGTGCATATCGGTGATAAAGTTTGGAAAACCAGTGACCCAGAATTAGATAAACAGCTGCGTCAGAGTTTTGCTGGAGAGAACCCACAATTTCAACGTCCGATAGCTTTGGAAATTTATGGGGAAGTTGGGGAATTGTTGATGGCGATCGCCCGCGATGAACTTGGTAATATCGTCCAAGTAGAATCGGCGATCGCACTGGCTGAGGCGCATACTAAACCTTTGGATACAGACCGTTTGCAAGAACAGTTCGGTCGTTTGGGGAACACTCCCTTTTGTTTAGGAACTTTAACTAATCATCTCAATGGTGCTGTGATGCTTCCCGTGAGTGAGTTAAATCGGATGCGTCGAGAAATCGTCGCGCAGTTAGAAGCGTTACGCACTCAACCCAAACGCTGGGAACTGCGTTCTAATATTTCTTTGCAAGACCTACTTCCGGCTAAATCTTCTTCATCTCCCGCATCTCCTTCACTCATAGTTCTAGTCCGCAACCTCAAGCAACTCCAAGCCGCCCTAAATACTGGTGTAGAGACTCTCTACTGCGAATTTGAAGACCCCCGCACCTACCGCCAAGCCGTACAACTAGTGAGGGCGAATGGCCGTTCGCCCCTACCTCAAATCTGGGTTGCACCTCCCCGCATTACCAAACCTGGAGAAAACTGGATTTTACAGCAAGTACAGGCTGCAAATGCTGACGGCTATTTAGTGCGGAATTATGATCAGTTACAATTTTTTGGTGCAGACAAATGCGTAGGTGATTTCTCACTTAACGTTGCTAATGCGTTAACCGCAGATTACTTTCAGCAGCACTTTGGTTTAGAAAGGCTAACGGCATCCTACGATTTAAATATCGCTCAATTAGAAGACTTACTTAGCAGTTGTCCACCCCAATGGTTTGAAGTGACAATTCATCAGCATATCCCTATGTTTCACATGGAACATTGTGTTTTTTGCGCCTTTCTTTCAGAAGGCATAGACTATACCAACTGTGGTAGACCCTGCGAAAAACATGAAGTAAAGTTACGCGACCGTGTGGGTAGTGAACATGTTCTGCAAGCTGATGCAGGTTGTCGTAACACAGTATTTAATGGCACAGCCCAAACCGGAGCAGAATACGTACAGCGTTTGATAGAATTGGGTTTACGTCATTTCCGCATTGAATTTGTCAATGAAACACCAGAACAGGTGACTAAAACAATACAGCGTTACCGTCAGCTACTCCAAGGCGAAATTTCTGGTTCTCAACTTTGGCGAGAATTGAAGTTACAAAATCAATTAGGTGTAACACGCGGCCCCTTGGGTTTATCTACAGTTGGCGGTGGGAGGAAGTTGTAA
- a CDS encoding putative N-acetylmannosamine-6-phosphate epimerase superfamily protein, translated as MTKMTHLKITVDDQPDAKDIHTVISHLVEYNNSQTQPDVNKPLAIWVRDTDSTIVAGLIGKTNWEWLYISHLWVSETLRGQGYGSKMILEAEKVAKQRGCGHAYLDTFSFQALGFYQRLGYQIFGVLEDFPPGHQRYFLSKKLL; from the coding sequence ATGACTAAGATGACACATCTAAAAATTACAGTAGATGATCAACCTGATGCAAAAGATATTCATACTGTCATCAGCCATCTGGTGGAATACAACAATAGTCAAACACAGCCAGATGTCAACAAGCCTCTAGCTATTTGGGTACGGGATACTGATAGTACCATTGTTGCGGGGTTAATTGGCAAAACAAATTGGGAATGGCTGTATATTTCCCATCTGTGGGTATCTGAGACACTGCGCGGCCAAGGATATGGTAGCAAAATGATACTAGAGGCTGAGAAAGTAGCGAAACAACGCGGCTGTGGACACGCATATCTAGATACCTTTAGTTTTCAAGCCTTGGGTTTTTACCAACGTCTCGGCTATCAAATCTTTGGCGTTTTAGAAGACTTTCCCCCCGGACATCAGCGATATTTTTTATCGAAAAAGTTGTTGTAA
- a CDS encoding S-layer domain-containing protein: protein MTNLPPSDPKSSDKTALGFDEFIAILVAFVAIGGILLWSFSRRDNNWNFNIVLSPSPSSTNKSQPSPAITSPTPQVQPKADPQVEVVPLPPKDVVPEPSPPSPLILPAVPVTPLNSSPRPEPFSTSRNSDLSIQSSPLPLVTPTEQKSIIPPPIAFNDVPTDFWATRFINALSARGIIKGFPDYTFRPTQPVNRAEFAAILQQAFDTELSKNSVSFKDVSTKYWATPAIDRAVGAGFLKGFPDKNFKPTQKITRVQVLVALVSGLNLKQSAKPSQVLSIYQDTKNIPKYAVDKIAIATANGLVISDGNPQFLVPNQAATRAEVAAMVHQALVKLGRLDKISSENIVRSPGQSSLSTGKFTNELSSQ from the coding sequence ATGACCAATCTACCGCCTTCCGATCCTAAGTCATCTGACAAAACAGCCCTTGGCTTTGATGAATTTATTGCCATTTTGGTTGCCTTTGTGGCGATCGGGGGAATTCTGTTGTGGTCATTTTCTCGACGGGATAATAACTGGAACTTCAATATAGTTTTGTCGCCATCACCAAGTTCAACAAACAAATCTCAACCAAGTCCCGCCATTACTTCTCCCACTCCACAGGTGCAACCAAAGGCAGATCCTCAAGTTGAGGTTGTACCGTTACCACCCAAGGATGTAGTTCCTGAACCCAGCCCTCCTTCTCCTTTGATACTTCCAGCCGTTCCAGTAACTCCACTAAATTCATCACCTAGACCTGAACCTTTTTCTACATCTAGAAACTCAGACTTATCAATTCAATCATCGCCTTTACCTTTAGTTACCCCAACTGAACAAAAATCGATTATTCCACCCCCTATTGCCTTTAACGATGTACCCACTGATTTTTGGGCAACTCGGTTTATTAACGCTCTTTCGGCGCGTGGCATTATTAAGGGTTTTCCAGATTATACGTTTAGGCCAACTCAGCCTGTTAACCGCGCTGAATTCGCGGCTATTCTCCAGCAAGCTTTTGACACAGAACTGAGTAAAAATTCTGTTTCTTTTAAAGATGTATCAACCAAATATTGGGCAACACCAGCAATCGATCGCGCTGTAGGTGCAGGATTTTTAAAAGGTTTTCCTGACAAAAATTTTAAACCAACACAAAAGATTACCCGTGTGCAAGTTTTAGTGGCGCTTGTGAGTGGATTGAATCTTAAACAATCAGCTAAACCATCACAGGTGTTAAGTATTTATCAAGATACTAAAAATATTCCTAAATATGCTGTGGACAAAATAGCGATCGCCACAGCTAATGGCTTGGTAATTAGTGATGGTAATCCGCAATTTTTGGTTCCTAATCAAGCAGCTACCCGTGCGGAAGTAGCGGCAATGGTTCATCAGGCGTTAGTCAAATTGGGCAGGCTAGATAAAATTTCTTCTGAGAATATTGTGCGATCGCCTGGACAAAGTTCATTATCCACAGGTAAATTCACTAACGAATTATCATCACAGTAA
- the infC gene encoding translation initiation factor IF-3, producing MPVIEKKRTRDLPQINERIRFPKIRVIDTDGSQLGIITPQEALQLAEEKELDLVLLSDKADPPVCRIMDYGKYKFEQEKKAREARKKQHTADVKEVKMRYKIEEHDYNVRVKQAERFLKDGDKVKATVMFRGREIQHSDLAEDLLKRMATDLEPFGEVQQAPKKEGRNMMMLISPKK from the coding sequence ATGCCTGTGATTGAGAAAAAAAGAACTCGCGATCTGCCCCAAATCAACGAGAGAATCCGCTTCCCGAAAATTAGAGTCATTGATACTGATGGCTCCCAACTAGGAATTATCACTCCTCAGGAAGCATTACAACTAGCAGAAGAAAAAGAGCTAGATTTGGTGCTGCTGAGTGATAAGGCTGACCCGCCAGTTTGCCGAATTATGGACTACGGGAAATACAAATTTGAACAGGAGAAGAAGGCGCGGGAAGCCCGGAAAAAGCAGCACACGGCTGATGTCAAGGAAGTAAAGATGCGCTACAAAATCGAAGAACACGATTACAACGTGCGTGTGAAACAAGCAGAGCGCTTCTTGAAAGATGGTGATAAAGTCAAAGCTACTGTTATGTTTCGGGGTCGAGAAATTCAACACAGTGACTTAGCAGAAGATTTACTCAAGCGTATGGCGACAGATCTTGAACCTTTTGGAGAAGTGCAACAAGCACCGAAAAAAGAGGGAAGAAATATGATGATGTTGATTTCGCCGAAGAAATAA
- a CDS encoding alpha/beta hydrolase fold protein, which translates to MTTAVHWQQRVGNQRDWVWRGWQTRYTYIRPSANYNNSTPLILLHGFGASIGHWRHNLEVLGEYHTVYALDMLGFGASEKAPANYSIELWVEQVYEFWRAFIRQPVVLVGNSNGSLISLAAAAAHPDMVQGIVMMSLPDPSLEQEAIPAVLRPIVKTIKNIVASPLVLQPVFQFVRQPSVLRRWASLAYANPEAITDELIEILAGPPQDRGSARAFSALFKAAIGVNFSPSVKAVLPKLTIPMLLIWGQKDRFVPPVLATRFAQYNNKLELLNLENVGHCPHDECPEQINQAILDWMTRCFGDRQC; encoded by the coding sequence TTGACCACAGCGGTACACTGGCAACAGCGAGTTGGCAATCAAAGAGACTGGGTTTGGCGGGGCTGGCAAACTCGTTATACTTACATCCGCCCTAGCGCCAATTACAATAACTCAACGCCCTTAATTTTGCTACATGGGTTTGGTGCTTCTATTGGACATTGGCGGCATAATTTAGAAGTTTTGGGTGAATATCATACAGTTTATGCTTTAGATATGCTGGGTTTTGGCGCTTCGGAAAAAGCTCCAGCAAATTACAGCATAGAATTATGGGTTGAGCAGGTATACGAATTCTGGCGAGCATTTATCCGCCAACCTGTTGTATTGGTAGGAAATTCTAATGGTTCATTGATTTCCTTAGCAGCAGCAGCGGCTCACCCTGATATGGTGCAAGGCATTGTCATGATGAGTTTACCTGACCCATCATTAGAACAAGAAGCGATACCTGCTGTTTTGCGACCAATTGTGAAAACTATCAAAAATATTGTTGCTTCCCCGTTAGTATTGCAGCCAGTATTTCAGTTTGTGCGTCAACCCAGTGTCTTACGGCGCTGGGCGAGTTTGGCTTATGCAAATCCCGAAGCTATTACCGATGAACTTATAGAAATTTTGGCTGGGCCTCCCCAAGACAGAGGTTCGGCGCGGGCTTTTAGTGCTTTATTTAAAGCGGCGATCGGTGTTAATTTTAGTCCCAGTGTCAAAGCTGTATTGCCCAAATTAACAATTCCTATGCTGTTAATTTGGGGACAAAAAGACCGCTTTGTTCCACCTGTATTGGCTACTCGATTTGCTCAATACAACAACAAATTAGAACTACTCAACCTAGAGAATGTAGGACATTGCCCTCATGATGAGTGTCCAGAACAAATTAACCAAGCAATTTTAGATTGGATGACTCGATGTTTTGGCGATCGCCAGTGTTGA
- a CDS encoding oxidoreductase FAD/NAD(P)-binding protein, translating to MYNQGAVEGAANTELGSRIFVYEVVGLRQNGETDQTNYPIRKSGSVFIRVPYNRMNQEMRRITRLGGTIVSIQPASVLEQLNGQAPVVNIAPVETANNKGNGQATPVKVKSEAKGFAKSPAEEQPKNKDNQGNTMTQAKAKKAHADVPVNTYRPNAPFIGKCISNDPLVGEGGIGIVQHIKFDLSGSDLKYIEGQSIGIIPPGLDKNGKPEKLRLYSIASTRHGDDVDDKTVSLCVRQLEYKHPESGETVYGVCSTHLCFLEPGAEVKITGPVGKEMLLPDDPEANVIMMATGTGIAPMRAYLWRMFKDAERAANPEYQFKGFSWLIFGVPTSPNILYKAELEEMQQKYPDNFRLTYAISREQQNPQGGRMYIQDRVAEHADELWQLIKNEKTHTYICGLRGMEDGIDAALTAAAGKEGVTWSDYQKELKKAGRWHVETY from the coding sequence ATGTACAATCAAGGTGCTGTTGAGGGTGCTGCCAACACAGAATTAGGTAGCCGCATCTTCGTTTACGAAGTGGTGGGTCTGCGTCAGAACGGAGAGACTGATCAAACGAACTACCCAATTCGTAAAAGTGGCAGTGTGTTCATCAGAGTGCCTTACAACCGCATGAATCAAGAAATGCGACGTATCACTCGCCTAGGCGGCACAATTGTTAGCATTCAACCTGCAAGTGTTCTAGAGCAACTCAATGGTCAAGCCCCAGTTGTGAATATTGCACCTGTGGAGACCGCTAACAATAAGGGAAATGGTCAAGCCACACCTGTGAAAGTGAAAAGTGAAGCGAAAGGCTTTGCTAAATCACCAGCTGAAGAACAGCCAAAGAATAAGGATAACCAAGGCAACACCATGACTCAAGCGAAAGCCAAAAAAGCCCACGCTGACGTTCCTGTAAACACTTATCGTCCCAATGCTCCATTTATCGGTAAGTGTATATCTAATGATCCGTTAGTGGGAGAAGGCGGGATTGGTATTGTTCAGCATATTAAATTTGACCTTTCTGGTAGTGATTTAAAGTATATCGAAGGTCAAAGTATTGGGATTATTCCTCCTGGTTTGGACAAGAACGGCAAACCAGAAAAACTCAGACTATACTCTATTGCTTCTACTCGTCATGGTGATGATGTAGATGACAAAACAGTTTCGTTGTGCGTTCGCCAGTTGGAATATAAGCACCCAGAAAGTGGCGAAACAGTTTATGGTGTTTGCTCTACACACCTGTGTTTCCTCGAACCAGGCGCAGAAGTCAAAATCACCGGGCCAGTGGGTAAAGAAATGTTATTACCCGATGACCCTGAAGCTAACGTCATTATGATGGCAACTGGTACAGGTATTGCCCCTATGCGTGCTTATCTGTGGCGGATGTTTAAGGATGCAGAAAGAGCCGCTAACCCAGAATATCAATTTAAAGGATTCTCTTGGCTAATCTTTGGCGTGCCAACATCTCCCAATATTCTGTATAAAGCAGAATTGGAAGAAATGCAGCAAAAGTATCCTGATAACTTCCGCTTGACTTATGCTATCAGCCGCGAACAGCAGAATCCTCAAGGCGGTAGAATGTACATTCAAGACCGCGTAGCAGAACACGCTGATGAACTGTGGCAGTTGATTAAAAACGAAAAAACCCATACATACATCTGCGGTTTACGCGGTATGGAAGATGGGATTGATGCGGCTTTAACTGCTGCTGCTGGTAAGGAAGGCGTAACCTGGAGTGATTACCAGAAGGAACTCAAGAAAGCTGGACGCTGGCACGTAGAAACTTATTAA
- the ilvH gene encoding acetolactate synthase 3 regulatory subunit: MLPEPVLAKMKHTLSVLVEDEAGVLSRISSLFARRGYNIESLAVGQAEQGGVSRITMVVAGDDRIIEQITKQLYKLVNVLKVQDITETPCVERELMLLKVNANSTHRSEVIELAQIFRARVVDVAEDSLTLEVVGDPGKMVAIVQVLQKFGLREIARTGKIALTRESGVNTELLKSLEAKV, encoded by the coding sequence ATGCTACCTGAGCCTGTGTTGGCAAAGATGAAACATACCCTTTCTGTTCTAGTAGAAGACGAAGCGGGTGTTCTTTCCCGCATTTCTAGTTTGTTCGCCCGCCGTGGCTATAACATAGAAAGCCTTGCTGTTGGCCAAGCGGAGCAGGGAGGAGTTTCCCGCATTACGATGGTTGTGGCTGGTGACGATCGCATAATCGAACAAATCACCAAGCAACTATACAAGCTGGTTAATGTGCTTAAAGTTCAAGATATTACAGAAACTCCCTGTGTAGAGCGAGAGTTAATGCTTTTGAAAGTGAATGCTAATAGCACTCACCGTTCTGAAGTTATTGAACTGGCTCAGATTTTCCGAGCGCGGGTTGTCGATGTAGCGGAAGATTCTCTTACTTTGGAAGTAGTGGGAGACCCCGGAAAGATGGTAGCGATTGTACAGGTGCTACAAAAATTTGGTCTTAGGGAAATAGCCCGGACTGGTAAAATAGCCCTGACTCGTGAGTCTGGTGTGAATACTGAGTTGCTCAAATCTTTGGAAGCAAAGGTCTAG
- a CDS encoding homoserine dehydrogenase, translated as MGDAHPTIVFYIYLLRKESWWLNTQHSALNILDEKFVGVKLGILGLGIVGTGTVQLLQDAVGRHPLLEEVEIYRVGVRSPDKPRAVELPQSAITTDLAAIVNDPAVDIVVEVMGGLEPARSLILQAIKNGKHVVTANKAAISRFGAEIFNAANEAGVYVMLEAAVGGGIPVIQPLKQALSVNRIHTVIGIVNGTTNYILTRMQTEGSDFSDVLADAQRLGYAEADPTADVDGLDAADKIAILASLGFGGRIHLQDVYCEGIRQVSKTDITYAEKLGFVIKLLAIAKYQNKANSQLSVRVHPTFVPKAHPLASINGVYNAILVEGEPIGQVMFFGPGAGAGATASAVTSDILNLVAALKSNSAVPNPLLSCRHEDYCQVTPIAELVTRFYARFLTKDHPGVIGKLGTCFGNHGVSLESVVQTGFQGALAEIVVVTHDVKEGDFRQALDEIRNLEAIDSIASILRVL; from the coding sequence GTGGGCGATGCTCACCCTACAATTGTTTTTTATATATACTTACTGAGAAAAGAGTCTTGGTGGTTAAACACTCAGCACTCAGCACTAAATATATTGGATGAAAAGTTTGTGGGTGTAAAGCTAGGAATACTAGGATTAGGTATAGTAGGTACGGGTACGGTGCAACTACTACAAGATGCTGTTGGCCGTCATCCACTGTTAGAAGAAGTAGAAATATATCGGGTGGGTGTACGATCGCCCGACAAACCCCGTGCTGTAGAATTACCACAGTCAGCAATAACTACCGATTTAGCGGCAATTGTGAATGATCCGGCGGTGGATATTGTAGTTGAGGTGATGGGGGGATTGGAACCGGCGCGATCGCTCATTCTCCAAGCTATTAAAAATGGTAAACACGTAGTTACAGCGAATAAAGCGGCGATCTCACGATTTGGGGCAGAAATTTTCAACGCCGCCAATGAAGCTGGTGTTTATGTAATGCTCGAAGCTGCTGTGGGCGGGGGAATTCCGGTAATTCAACCCTTAAAGCAAGCCTTAAGTGTCAACCGCATTCATACTGTTATTGGTATTGTTAACGGTACGACTAACTATATCCTCACCCGGATGCAAACTGAAGGTAGCGACTTTAGTGATGTTTTGGCTGATGCTCAACGCTTAGGCTATGCTGAAGCTGACCCCACAGCCGATGTCGATGGCTTAGATGCAGCTGATAAAATTGCGATTCTAGCATCCTTGGGTTTTGGTGGACGCATTCATTTACAAGATGTTTATTGTGAGGGTATCCGTCAAGTTAGTAAGACAGATATTACCTACGCTGAAAAACTGGGCTTTGTGATTAAATTATTAGCGATCGCTAAATACCAAAACAAAGCTAACTCTCAGTTATCTGTGCGAGTTCATCCCACCTTTGTACCCAAAGCTCATCCATTAGCCAGTATTAACGGTGTTTATAACGCCATTCTTGTAGAAGGCGAACCCATCGGCCAAGTAATGTTTTTTGGGCCAGGTGCAGGTGCAGGTGCAACAGCCAGTGCTGTCACCTCAGATATTTTAAATTTAGTAGCAGCCCTCAAGAGTAATTCTGCTGTACCAAATCCCCTACTTAGCTGTAGACACGAAGATTACTGTCAAGTTACCCCCATTGCTGAATTAGTCACCCGTTTTTACGCCCGTTTCCTCACCAAAGACCACCCTGGTGTGATTGGCAAATTAGGAACTTGCTTTGGTAATCATGGTGTGAGCTTAGAATCAGTTGTGCAAACGGGTTTTCAAGGCGCATTAGCAGAAATTGTGGTTGTTACCCATGATGTGAAAGAAGGCGACTTCCGCCAAGCTTTGGATGAAATTCGGAATCTAGAGGCGATTGATAGTATTGCCAGTATCTTAAGAGTGCTTTAA